CAAAATGTGATTTCTGAACTATATATACAACCAGGAGCAACCCCTCCCCCAAGTTCTCCACCAATCTACACTTTCATATTTTGTGgaattattgtttttaagaTGGAGCTATTGAATTTGTGAGTTTATTAAATTGAGTCTGAGTATTTAACCCatgtactgtacagcactttagtCCAGTGTGCTacatgttttaaagtgctttagaaaCTTTTTTCTtggacatttttgaaaatgtttaacattgaaaaaaaatccttttgatCCAGACAGTTAGCTATATCATGTATTAACTCAGTAACTAAAATCTcagtattttaaatgtaagcttACCTTGTTCAGAAATCAGATGAACGCTGTTCTAAGAATCCTTCAGACACAGTAAtgccaaaaaatatttttttctgccaGAAAATGTGTATTTGATGCAAAAGACTGCGAGCTTGTTCGTTTCTCAAAAAGTGTTCATGGGAgtgtaaaatgttcaaatgtagttttcaataaagtttttttaatccactctaaaaaaaaaaactcaagcaTTTGCATCGTGGTTTTATGAACAAAAAGTGATTGAAGTAAAGAaattgaagttaaaaaaaaaaatacactcatTACAAATTTAGCTGATTAAATACAACAAGagggtttttttaacagaacttTATTGAACAAGTGGACACACAAAGTGAAAGGTCatttgaaaaagacatttttcagcAGTAAACCATAACAGGATATCTCAAatcatagcagcacaaacgctaattttacctgcacaaatcagcacaaacgtagcactaaaaaagtagaccattttggtttgttttggagcagtctggggggatggtgacctttgaatgacctataaaataatgtttaatatctcaaaaaccgtagcagcacaaacgctaattttacctgcacaaatctgcacaaacgtagcactaaccGCTCCGGCTATTTGCCTTTACATTTCAAGTGGGTGGGGGGTCAGCTTCACTCTGCTTCAATAGCTTGGTCGTGAGGaccgtgagggtgtcaccgcagtttctcacactgcgcatgcgcaaacacaaatgtcagcgaaaaagacggcgcagcacaGCAGTgtagcgtgtgatctggacacaagcgatggaggcacaatttgtagaactttggaaagctcatccgagccttttcggtgtggcctcacaaaattatcacgaccacaacaaccgtgaaaatagttggatttacattgctgctcaatcacagctgcctgatcaatgtttttcattagcaatttagcaaagttgatggtggtggtgtgtctgtgtgagtgaaagacagagagggagagcgacagattttctgttataaccttcattttatggagcaCAGTGTGaacactcaggtcgcatcagagcatcgggaggtatagtgtgagaccctgcatcatgacctaccaacttctaacccctgcgagtcaatcgtacagtttgagcaggagctgaatcgcgcgactgaaaaaatcgcacagtgtctgcccagcattagagcagcaatgtttgttcccctcagagaaagggaagaatgggaaaaggaaaacacctggctggaaaaagttaatatgggcatgtgcagtgaatatcagcgctatgtggccagaagtgtgataatataacttattttgtgtaataaacaactgcaagaatagatgattacaacaaatagatcactaatacataaaagtaatacatagatgaataatgatgatgagttaagatgcgtaatcatgggaacaagcgggtttacaaacaggagcagcttattagcattagaaaagctgaaataatacctcagctgaagccaattgtactaaatgcactaaatgtgcactgttacaagaatatttttctttctattgttttctattattttaagttaagcaggacagagttcttttaaagaaagatttacttatattctcaaaagttaagcatgacaggcttctgttcaagaaagagacctgttttactgtgttaatgttgtcattttgagctaaaaataaatggctaaatgatcacttgtttcacatgtgttcatatcacaaagaatagaatatgcatctacttaaatcaacttcaagtcaaatggttaaaaaaataatttcacacacaaaaaaagagctcgaaaattcaccacactgggaagggtgaagacaactgggtcgcccggccctggccacgaggtgtcccttatttatttttcagggagttggcaaccctagttgtaacagttcttgaacggggtgtagcagtggtctaatgtcctcgtgCCCCGGGTGGGGCAGTTGATGTGCTGGTGAAGGTTGTGAAATGTCCGTTTGAGATTCACtctgttaaaatctcccataaCAATGAGTGCGGCATCTTGGTgaagtgtttgttgatgtgtgagAGCCTCATGTAGCTCAAATAAGGCAGTGTCCGAGTCCGCGTGAGGCAGCACATGCTTATTTTCATTATCACAGTGCCATAATCAACTTCCTCCAAAAGTATTATGACATAaaattatatatgtgtatatgtatacatatatacacatatgtatatgtatgtatacacatgtgtatatatttatacatatacatatacacacacatataatttTATGACATAATACTTTTGGAGGAAGTTGATTATGGCACTGTGAGATTAcatttgcatatatatatatatacatatacatatatatacatatacatatatatatatacatatacatacacatatatatatatacatatacatacacatatatatatatacatatacatatatacacatatatatatatatatatatatacatatacatatatatatatacatatatatacatatacatatatatatatatacatatatatacatatacatatatatatatatacatatatatacatatacatatatatacatatatacatatacatatatacgtatacatatatacatatacatatatatacatatatacatatatacatatacatatacacatatacatatatatacatatatacatatatacatatacatatatatatacatatatacatatacatatacacatatatatacatatatacatatacatatacacatatacatatatatacatatacatatatatacatatacatatatatatatatatatacatatatatatatatatatatatatatacatatatatatatacatatatatacacatatatatatatatatacatatatatacacatatatatatatatacatatatatacacatacatatatatatacatatatatacacatacatatatatatacatatatatacacatatatatatatatacatatatacacatatataatatatacatatatacacatatatacatatatacacatatatacacatatatacacatatatacacatatacacatatatacacatatacacatatatacacatatatatatatatacacatatatacacatatatatatatatacacatatatacacatatatatatatatacacatatatacacatatatatatatatacacatatatacacatatatatatatacacatatatacacatatatatatatatatacacatatatatatatatatacacatatatatatatatacacatatatatatatatatacacatatatacacatatatatatatacacatatatacacatatatatatatatatacacatatatatatatatacatacatatatacacatatatatatatatacatacatatatacacatatatacacatatacatacatatatacacatatatacatacatatatacacatatatatatatatatatacatatacatatatatatatacatatacatatacatatacatatatatatacatatacatatacatatacatatacatatacatatatatatacatatacatatatatatacatacatatatatatatatatatatatatgcactccacgagcgtctggcagcacaaatgaaccagctgctagttaacgagagacacccggaatggctaactgaaggccggacggtcctgatccccaaggaccccaagaagggaccggtcccctccaactaccgaccaataacctgcctcagtactacatggaagctcctgtcaggcatcatatcggctaagatgaacaggcacatgggtcaatacatgagcgggacacagaaaggaattggcaagaataccagaggcgcaaaacaccagctactggtagacagaacaatcagccgagactgcaagaccagactgaccaacctgtgcactgcctggattgattacaagaaggcctatgactcaatgccccacagctggatactggaatgcctagaattgtacaagatcaatgggaccctaagagccttcatcaggaactcaatggggatgtggcgtacaacactagaggccaactccaagcccatagcacaagtcaccatcaagtgcgggatctaccaaggagatgctctgtccccactgctgttctgcataggcctgaaccccctcagtgagatcattaacaagactggctacggataccgactacagaatggagcagttgtcagccacctcctgtacatggatgacatcaagctgtatgccaagagtgaacgagacatcgattcactgatccatactaccaggctatacagcaatgacattggaatgtcgttcggactggagaagtgtagtcggatggtaacaaagagagggaaggtagtcagaactgaggggattgaactaccagaaggcaacattgcagacatagaggaaagttacaagtacttggggatcccgcaggtgaatgggaaccatgaagaggccgctagaaaagctgcaaccaccaagtacctgcagagggtcaggcaagtcctgaggagtcagctgaatggtaagaacaagatccgggccatcaacacgtatgccctgcccgtgatcaggtaccctgctggggtaataggctggccaaaggaggagatagaagccactgacataaagacaagaaagctccttaccatgcatggagggtttcaccccaaatccagcaccctgaggctgtacgctaagcggaaggaagggggccggggactggtgagtgtcagcaccacagtccaggatgagacaacgaacatccaagaatacattaggaagatggccccaactgaccgagtgctcagtgaatacctcaggcagcagaaacccaagaaagaggagggagacgaggaaccatcatggaaggacaggcccctgcacggtatgtaccaccggcagatagaggaggtggctgatatccagaaatcctaccagtggctggaaaAAGCTGgaatgaaagacagcacagaggcactaatcatggcagcacaagaacaagctctgagcacaagatccatagaggctggggtctatcacaccaggcaagaccccaggtgcaggctgtgtaaagatgccccagagacaatccagcacataacagcagggtgcaagatgctagcaggcaaggcatacatggaacgccataaccaagtggccggcatagtgtacaggaacatctgtgccgagtataacctggaagtcccgaggtcaaaatgggagatgcccccaagggtggtggagaatgaccgagctaagatcctgtgggacttccagatacagacggacaaaatggtggtggctaaccaaccggacatagtggtggtagacaaacagaagaagacggccgtagtgatcgatgtagcggttccgaatgacagcaatatcaggaagaaggaacacgagaagctggagaaataccaagggctcagagaagagctcgagaggatgtggagggtgaaggtaacggtggtccccgtggtaatcggagcactaggtgcggtgactcccaagctaggcgagtggctccagcagatcccaggaacaacatcggagatctctgtccagaagagcgcagtcctgggaacagctaagatactgcgcaggaccctcaagctcccaggcctctggtagaggacccgagcttgaaggataaaccgcccgcagaggcgtgctgggtgttttatatatatatatatatatatatatatatatactcccATCaacctctggaacacaaacttggagtaattaggaccctacaccaccgggcagaacatgaaCATGTTCcgtctaagcctgaagggaaaaagaaggaacacacgcatgtaaaggaagcactcaaaacataTCGTTATCCTAATTGGGCGTTTATAAAGTCAGCTAagcagcacagaaaagaagatcagacaccagctaggttggataagaaagacagacgcaacaacattatcatcccctatgtagccggtgtatcagaaaaactcaggagagttttctccaagcatgacatcccagtgtaattcagacccagcaacacgctcagacagaaactggttcaccagaaagacaaaactccaaaacacagacttaacaatgtggtgtatgctgtacagtgtagcgagaaatgcccagacctctacattgggcgtgatcgtggctcaagaattgggagttcgccttgtaatcggaaggctgctggttcgagccccggcttggacagtctcggccgttgtgtccttgggcaagacacttcacccgttgcctactggtggtggtcagagggcccggtggcaccagtgtccggcagcctcacctctgtcagtgcgccccagggtggctgtggctacaatgtagcttgccatcaccagtgtgtgaatgggtggatgactggatatgtaaagcgctttggggtccttagggactagtaaagcgctatataaatacaggccatttaccattcgagagaccaaacagccacttcacaaacacatggcacaacatagaagagccacctccacaagacaagactcagcagtccatctgcatctaaaggacaaaggtcactcttttgaagatgctcacattttggacagagaggacagatggtttgaaagaggagtgaatgAAGCCACTATATGTTCACTATCATAATTGTCAATAGTACATGGTTGTGGTTAAAATATTTGTGGTTTAATGCTCCAATAACTAAACAAACTAAAACCCATTTTGTGCCCGTGTACATTGACCTTTGGTTTGTTGCATGTTAATCTCCTCCAACAGGAGGAAGTTTTTTAACTGGAGCAGAAAAGCCCTAAAGCTGAACATCCGTCTTTTTTCTCccatattttctttctgttttgtgtgcTAAACACTACATCTTATAAAGAGCAGTTAATATTTCCCAGCTGAATTGGCCTCTATTCATTGACTAATTGAGGAATCACTGCAGCTCCAATGTAGTTTTTGGATTTGacaactggggaaaaaaataccttATGCAATCTTCTAATTGGTGTGAGCTGTATTATAGTCAAAGATACACTTAGTGCCTGGAAATATGCCAAGattgcaaaaaacattttagctgCTCATTATAGTTCACACACTCATAACTGCCCTTTTGAAGGAAAAGTGTTATTGTGTGACAGTTTTAAGGCAAAGGAGGGTGGGACTGACAAAATGTATTGGGGACTTCCCTTCAAGCATGACACTTGGTATTTGATACTTTTGCTCCCTTACAAGAATAAACACAATTCTTGACTGTTGCTCAATTCTtccatttttattgtgtttatttattgagTTTTTTGGGGCATTTGTCCCAATATAGGATataaaacagtaataataaacaacatAGCTAAACAATGAACCAACAGAACAGGAGCATACAGAATTTAAAGCTTCATGAAATATAAGATCAGAGTTTCCCTGatacaattaataaaataaactgaacaaacaATGCTGAGAGTTCTTTACTGCTCTAGACAGAAAAATAATGGCCTGAATATGGATCATCTTTTCACTCACGTGTTTAGCGATGACTCACAGCTGTCCCGCATTTTCTTAGTATGAACATTTGAACGCGCATGAATTCTCATGTGCTTCTTTAATTTTATCCTCTGGACAAACCTTTCCCCACAGATGCTACAAGGATAcggtttctcacctgtgtgaattcttACATGACAGTTCAAATGTGATTTCTGAATaaatcttttcccacaggtgctacaagaatacggcttctcacctgtgtgaattctcATGTGTGTTTTGCATGCTGATGCGTGAGCAAATCTTTGACCACAGGTGGTACAAAGATatggtttctcacctgtgtgaattcttATATGACTTTCCAGTTGTGACTTCTGAATAAATCTTTTCCCACAGGCATTACAAGAATACGGCTTCTCACCAGTGTGAATtctcatgtgtgtttttaatgctgaGGAGACAGCaaatcttttcccacaggtgcCACAGGAAtacggcttctcacctgtgtgaattctcGTATGTTTTTTGAATGTTGATGAGGCAGCaaatcttttcccacaggtgctacaaGAATACGGCTtttcacctgtgtgaattctcGTATGTTTTTTGAATGTTGATGAGGAAGCAAATCTTTTCTCACAGGTGCTACAAGAATACgacttctcacctgtgtgaattctcATGTGTGTTTTGCATGCTGCTGGAAGAGCGAATCTTTTACCACAGGTGGTACAAGGATatggtttctcacctgtgtgaattcttATATGACTTTCCAGTTGTGACTTCTGAATAAATCTTTTCCCACAAGCATTACAAGAATACGGTTTCTCGCCTGTGTGAATTCTCATGTGTTTTTTGAATGTTGATAAGTAAGCaaatcttttcccacaggtgctacaGGAATACGGCTTTTCACCTGTGTGAACTCTTAGATGTGTAATCATATTGTATTCATCCTGTaaagtttttccacacacttcaCATTGTATAGACTTGTTCTTTGTGTCCGTTCTACTTTTACTCGATGACACAGGAAGGTTGTCTACTCTTTGACTGTGACGTCTCTCATTCAGCTCTGTATTTCTAGTAGTTCCTGAGACCACATGCTGACTTTTTTCATTATCTCGGGTCTCTGCTTCAGGAGAGCTGTGAGAAAGGAGCTGCTCACTGTTTGGTTCTGGTTTACTGTAGGCACTTTCCTCATAAGTAGGAGTCTTCATGAAGGTATCACTCTCCTGCTTCAGTCcaagctgctctccctcctgaaTGCTGCAcagttcctcctgttcctctttaatctgtggaggCTCTGGGTCCTCCTGGTCCAGACTAGAGTTCCTCTCCTGGTTAAAGACCCGCTGTTCTGTAAGAGCCTCTTCTTCCTCAATAGCATGTTGGTGTAGGACATCTGAAGGCACAAGGAAGAAAAATGAtagcaaaacaaacatttgcgaAAATGTTTACTGGTCTGAACCATAAGCAGATCTCTACATAGTAAGCATGTTGCTCACACATACCACTAAAATTTAAAGTgtacaaatgtgaaaaattatTAAGGCACTGATGGAAATGTTTAGTTCTGTCATggtgtgtgctgtgtgcaggcaggagacgaggacccaaacgcagaacTCATAGAGGCAAACGTAGagtcaaaacagctttaaccctttaaagccggttggagcgggcacgctccgttttgcgtaactattttaaaatcccggtagcactgcaaccacgtgagctagcgcaacaattttttttgcatatgaaaccggagaatttgtacttacatcttatgccatcagcttgtcctaagtcacagttccttccacatatagctttgcaaaaactgcatgaaaagcgcttgcaggaacaaaaacaaaatattcccgaaacacactttgccgatcagctgttcataacacttcctacatccatcagcgtgaactatcgcatgtccactagggctgccacaaacgattattttgatagtcgactagtcaccgattatttttgcgattagtcgactaatcagatcatcatccattgaacgtaaaacgtacagcttattgcaccagcagcatctgctcatatataactatcatttgcttacagctttaagtgtttaaggtatgtgctaactaaaaataaagacaagatgatagtttattaaattttaatgaaatttgcagattgtttcggtgaagtttaataaactccttgctatctaaaatataacaggacaccggagtaaattctccagcatctcacacttctgataatcagctgtctgcttgacgtttattcagctgtgtaaaaactata
This genomic interval from Astatotilapia calliptera unplaced genomic scaffold, fAstCal1.2 U_scaffold_14, whole genome shotgun sequence contains the following:
- the LOC113017527 gene encoding gastrula zinc finger protein XlCGF57.1-like, with product MSSAQYLREFIRERLTAVYEEIFSEVQKTIVQYEEEINHLRRLLDINRKPDRNSHIIDLPKQHDCKEEEDLDEQQVCNQERNSSLDQEDQPPQIKEEQEELCSSQEGEQLVLKQETEGIIVWTDKKQLRLLETIWKPVIKLHRIDVLHQHAIEEEEALTEQRVFNQERNSSLDQEDPEPPQIKEEQEELCSIQEGEQLGLKQESDTFMKTPTYEESAYSKPEPNSEQLLSHSSPEAETRDNEKSQHVVSGTTRNTELNERRHSQRVDNLPVSSSKSRTDTKNKSIQCEVCGKTLQDEYNMITHLRVHTGEKPYSCSTCGKRFAYLSTFKKHMRIHTGEKPYSCNACGKRFIQKSQLESHIRIHTGEKPYPCTTCGKRFALPAACKTHMRIHTGEKSYSCSTCEKRFASSSTFKKHTRIHTGEKPYSCSTCGKRFAASSTFKKHTRIHTGEKPYSCGTCGKRFAVSSALKTHMRIHTGEKPYSCNACGKRFIQKSQLESHIRIHTGEKPYLCTTCGQRFAHASACKTHMRIHTGEKPYSCSTCGKRFIQKSHLNCHVRIHTGEKPYPCSICGERFVQRIKLKKHMRIHARSNVHTKKMRDSCESSLNT